TAATATCTCTAttgtcggatttcttaatccactgttggtaAAAAGTCGCATCAACACTAAACATAAAAAATAGATTTCAATATGAATATTGTCTTTATTTAAACATGCAAAAATTAAAACATATTTTTGATATGACATTAATAAAGTGATCATCGaccaaaatattatattatataatatacacatataaTTGTGTATATTTTATAACTATTCGATATAGTTAAGATTCTAATTATAATAATCATGGTATTATAATATAGTTcataatataattacaaatatataaaacttaattaatgcAAAACTCTCACTTTCTATGTCTttacttagtttttttttaattttttttcctaaagCATGAAATTGATATGTgtttaataaattataatttgaaaatactataagattttaaaataatattacagTATATAATAAACTCTATACTAAAGTGGTTTGTTAATATAAATTgctaaaataaaatgataaatataaatttataaaaataaaaaaatatttaagatttaaatattgtttattttattaacatattaatttattttaagcaatatattataaatgagtaaatatatttagataaaaaaaatatatttattgtatAGTTATTTTTTCAAAAAGTACCTTTCAAAAAAAGCTAAAAGCTAGGTTGTGCCAGCTTAGCATGTAGTTGTAGCTTTTGCATAAATTTTTCAATTGACTGTTTACCAAACACTTTTATTAGACAACTTCTATAGAAAACAACTATTAACTTTGCTAAAATTTGTACCAAACAGGCTCTGTATATTCATCATCATCCACATAAACACATTCATCACTATTACTTATATGGTACAATAAAGCTAGCATCAtctgatataaatatatatatatatatatatatctcacaaaacaccccaaatgtgtatatatacatgtgaaaTGTGTAGATATAAAAATAATACACAAATTCAAAGAACAAAAATTACCTCAAACAGACAATCGAGTGAAAATTTATGTCTCTTGCACGAACTGCATCGATTAGTATTGAGCTCAACATTGAgccaaatcaattttttttcataaaaaacacaaaatatttttgataaaaaaatttgaTGGTTCTTGATTTTCAACTCGATGATTCCATAAAaatcaataattttataaaaaaattgatttggcTTGATGGAGCTCGATGCTAGGTTCGATGTAGTTCGATGTAATTCTTGCAAGATGACATAATTTTTCTTCATTCGGTTGTccatttgaggtgattttttttaatttgaatatttttttgagatctacacatttGAGAATTATATATACACATTTGAGAAGTGTAGACCATGAAATCACAAGCGAAATTGGGatattattttgaatttattaattattttataaatgatttaaagtatttttaaaaaaaattattgataaaACCTAAAAATAtttctaataataaaaaattatttgacctataataaattaatttaatttttattattttttaaaaacttaatttaattagaaaattaataTGTGCATGGTCCTAACTAATacttaagtgtttttttttttttgcaattattattattaggtgCAATTtagcaaaatatatttattttattttttaagattaAAATCTTATTAGGTAAGCTAATTTTGTTTAAGGGTGGGGCATTCATTCGGAAGGGATACTCATGTGAGGAAAATGAAATGGTTAaattgtgtattaaggatgacaATTCTATGCTCAATATAGCTTCCAATTCTTGCTATGTTGTTGATtctaaatctcatttattatgaCATAATAGACCTGATAGTGGTTGATCTCACGAAATAAATGAGATGGCAAATTGGCACCTCTCATCTTTCTTGCGGACTGCTTCTTGTTGGAGTATCTCCTTTTAACACAGGAGATTGAGATTGTTGTTAGCTCTTCTCGTTGATCTCCTCCCTTTGTCAGATTCTGGTTTGAAGTTCTCATATGACATTCTTGCCCTTTGCCTTGAGATGGATCCTACTAGCTAATGAAAATCATAATTTTGTGCTCTTAGAGAATGGAGGCGGCTAGCTAGTAACTGGTTACAATGGCTAGTCGTGCATCCTCCCTATCATTGGTTTGGCATGAGCAAAGCATGTTTGAGGTTGACTTGGGTCTCCACGACTTGAAGTAGGGAACCGAGGCATTTGCGTAGAGCTTGTATTTCTTTGATATGTACCTGATTCATATCTTTTTCCTTTATGATATTTTTTGGGTACAACAATCACTAGCTTCACCAGCAACCTAGTAGGCTAGAAGCTTGCGAACTCTATATGGCAAGTTTCATGGCCATTTCAACCACAAACTCGACTAGTAAACTCTTGCAGGTGCATTCTCAACATATACAAACGAAATGAAAAATACATGCAAGCATCGCTGAAGGAGACAACTAGATGAACATACTTTGTGTTTATtgctttttttttgtgtgtgattTCTTAATTGCTGTCTATCCACTTAATCCCCAACACTTAAACATAAGGTTTCTAGCAATCTAATTAGAATTTAAGATCCAAACGGCGACATATTATAATCTGAAAGTAATATCATGCAATGATAAATGTCTAGATAcgtaattatattaatttatactAGTTTTGACTTTAGGGTAAGTTAATAATGATTTTGCTAGATCACATAAAATATTCCAACAAAACCAACACATTAAAAAGACGTTCTTTTGCAGATGACATATATTATGTATTGATGTTTATATTGTTTTGCTAATGACATACATTTATAATTGTTACTTGAACCTATTTTGACGAAGGCCGTATGTTTGGCCATTTGACAAATTACTACAGTCAAACAAAAAATGCAAAGTGAGGCTTCATTAGTACCAAATTTGTTTTCGCACAAAGATCACAAACAAACGATGTTTCTTTTAAAATGGTATATATATGTACAAAACCAATTCGAAGATTTGTTCATAACTGAGCCAAGATGTACAAGAGTCCAAATCAAATCAATTGTTCCATGCCACCAAAACAGTCCATGAAAACTTTCCAACAGCTGGAGCACAGTTAACTGAAATTGCATATTAAATTGACCTCTGATCATGCTGGCAACGGCTCCTCCAGAACtgttgtaatttaaaaaaaaaattaaaaagttgtGAGGTGCTAGAAAGCAATGGTGATAAAGTGTTTATGCGAATGAATGTGTAAGAACGTGTAAGTAAGAAAGAGAGACCTTTTCTCTTTGAGGAAGCTTCAGCTGGAGCTATTACATCAGCACTGGCTGCAGTTAATGGTTTTGTTGGTACATCAGGAAGGTCCAGTTTGTCTTCGAGTAATGGCTCTGACACAGGTACATTAGGCAGAACTTGAACATTGATCTGAAGATTGTGAAAGTGAGTGGAGATGAATTATGAGTAATTGGATTTCCAAATGTTAATCCAACATAAAGATACCAAAGACAACCAGCAGTATGAAATCATAACCCACCGCACATAATAAACTCTTTAAACAGTACAGGGTTTTTTCCTCTTAAACTGACAAACTACATAGAATAGACCAAAACACTTTGTCGAATTTAAAACAGTGAAAAATCAAATTACACCTGATTTTGTTGCCACACGTGCACCTCAATTTAAGTTTAACCGTAGAATACAAAATTCTAATCTTGAAGATTcttaaaactaatgaaacatcaCTAGCAAACACACAAACAAAAGTTGACAAGCATTCAATTCTAGTTATAAAATCTGTCGGGAAGAGAAACACACAAACCTCAGTTTCCAAGCCCTCAAATTCTGCTAAgatctcttcttcatcttctgcTGATAATTGCTCTCCCAAAATTGCATTAAGCTCCTGCAACGATACATATCCAACCAGATTATAAACTTAAGAAAGTATATAGAAGAAAGATGTTTTGagaataaatttaattaatggTAAACATTGACGTCATCTGTCAACAAAATCAACACCATAGTAGTGAACAAAACTTTCAGAACAGAAATTCAAAAAAACAATTGTGAATGGCAACTAAAGAAATAAGAAAAAAACAATTGTGAATGGATCTTTCCGGAGACCATAGACATGCTGGTTTTGAAAGCAGCAAAGATTTGATCCTCGCCAAGTACGATATCATTGCATGAACTCTGGTTTGCTATTGcttatcaattaataaaacaGAGATCAATGAAGAAGAAAACTCAATAAAACAGTAAACCAAAAACTAAGATGGAGAATAGATCTGTTATAATATTTACGTATAGCACCAGTACAATAAGGTCCCAAGTAGTAAAAGAGACTTGAAAAACTCTCCCCAGGGCCAAGGCTCACAAAATGACTGATACAAAAATTGCCTACAGCAACTGTCACTGATCTTTCTTCCTTCATGCATACCTCCTGCCCAAAGATGCAACTTTTCCTAAAAGTGAAGGCGTGAAAAACTGTGTTGAAACTTGAATCATAGAAAAATCTTCTCATGTGGCTTCAAATAAGGGCTGGTCCTATATGGGTAGTGGCAGCTGCACTGTTTTGGCAACTTTGGTATTTTTCCCGTAAAAAATAAGTTTTGAGCATTAAAGTACTACATTAACATTGAGTAATTTTGCCTGTATTTTCACTAatttttaactcacttctaatgTACTTTCTatttgaaaatagaaaaataaaataacttactACTAGTGtcatataataaaacaaataaacatgGATAAAGTTACTGTGTACAATTAAATTGATGAACAACATACACGAACACAGACCACAAAATTAATATTTGGGAACatagtaagagagagagagaggcgggGGGATTCTATATAGCATACCCAAGGTAAacgtaaaaaagaaaaaagactgAAATAAATAATTGTAGAGACTAGAGAAAATCAAGCTCACATCTTGATAAGCTTTGGCTTCAGCAGTATCATCCATTAGTTTTTGAACAtcctcaaggttgacttctttcTGTAGAGCTTTCATTGCCTCGCTACCAGACTTCAAACTCTCAAACACAGCTTTCTGCTTGCTAGTCAATTCAATATCTGCCAACTAAACAAAAATGTATGCTAAAAAAAAAGCAACTATTAAAAGATAAAAATCATTATGAATTAACAGACCAAGAATTTGATCCTTACAAATAAcaattgaaataataataataaacaaaagaaagaagaagtgaAAAATTGTAACTCATTTAAGTTCTTGCTTACCTGTTGCTCAACATTAATGACCCAGACATCAACTTTCTTCAATAATTCTTCTTGTGCCTTCTTCTTTTTTAAAGCTAACAAAGCTCTATCCTTTTTGTTTTCACGAATCAAGTCTCTCGCAGCTTGCTTTTCAGTTTCAATGACAGCATCGAGCTGGAAAAAGTCAATCAAAAATGGTTAGAACCCCGACTTTAGGATACGTTAGTTGAGACCAATCCCCTAGTGTCCAAATTGATTTATTTCTAAGCCTTCCATATTTACCCATGTTAAGAATAAAAAAGCTAAGGAGAAGTTTTCTTCTACAACGAAGCAATACCAAAAAAGAGGAATCATGGTTTAAGAATTATTCAAAAAGAGTTATTCAGTATTTTCTGCAATCCAAATGTTAATTGTATAACCCTCTCTACACATTGAAGTAAACAACGCAAATACTAATTTGCTAGAATGTAAAGAGAGAAGTCGGCCATCCTAAACACTTCCAAAAACAAAGTAAGAACAGTTAAGATATTCTCAATTCTTAAAAGTGCTTCTAGTTGTATCCGAATCACTACTAGACAACTACACATTATAGTGGTTGGCACAGAGATAAATATTATCTTAAGGCAATAAAAGCAAAAACTCAATATCATTTCCACTTAAACAGTAAATGTAGAAATTTTTACTCACACTAATTCCTGTCACATTATAGGGAGCATGAATCAATGAACTGAAGCCCCAATAATATAAAACACAACCATTTCTTACGAGGGCATCAGAAAAGAAATGATATATATAGACAGCTAAGTACAAATTTCAATCGTCTAATTATATTGAAATATTTGACTCCTCGATATTGATTATCACAGCCTAAAGCTGTCAATCAAAAGTAAGAATAAAAGCACTGTTGATATAAAGGAGTATTGGGGATTTGCATTGGGTTTTCTAAGTTCCAATACTATAACTTtaaattttgtttcttttggctGTTTATTAGAGGAAACCCCATTGGACTGACTGCTGAAAACTATCTTACCTCtcaattaaaaatcctaatttTCACAAACAAAAGACCaacttgagaaaaaaaaaatcaaatcaccaaaaagaaaaaatcgTTGATAAATTATGAATAATTGGAGAGTTTTGTACCTGTTGTTGATATTGAGCAAGCTTGCGTCTCTGGGTCTTCAGAGTAAGAATAGCTCGATCTACATCAGTGATCTTGGGCTTCTTGACGAACAAATTCCCCATCTATTTGTTATACAAGTGTTAAAAAAAAACCCAATTACTAATAACTAAAGATTTGGATGAAACATTTCATTAGACCCAAAATTGAGAGAGCTATGTTAGAATAATATATGTTAGGATTTTGTTTTGGACGACGATGAGGGCGGAAGCCGAGTCGTAGATTGACAGTTGAGATCACCCTGTCAGTCCAACGAATACGAGCAATTAATAGgcttatttaaactttatatatttttgcaagCTACTCCcttaactttttttttacaaattagtCCCTAAACTTTCTATATTGGCAGTCGTGACTCTACACTGTGAAATGACTACAAATATTTGTTCGTGACAGAAAGTTTAGGAACTGATTTGTTAAAATAAATTGAAAACTACCTTGCGGAAACATATAAAGTTTAACTTGTATTATAGATATCACGTAAGGTTGTTTGGTACTTGGGTTTGACTTGATGGGAATAAATTCAAGATTCTTTGGAAATTGAAGAAGGGATGCCAAACCATAGAAAAGCAACATTGCTGTGTTTGGTTGCCCTTGAGAATATTATTATGATTCTAAGGAATATTGATATTACTTTGTTTGGTTGCACATAAGAATAGAATGTGATTTATTcatcttttttttaataattaaattttttgtaaaatacaaataaatccgtttttctttaatttttttttcaaatattaaaaatatttttgtaactatttttattATCAATGTTGTATgtataaaaagaataaaaaaatttatattattaaataataaaaaataacataatagcatattttcaaattattcatttttttttttaataattaaattattttgtaaaatacaaaTGAATCagtttgtctttaatttttttttccaaatattaaaaatatttttgtaactatttttattatcaatgttgtatgtataaaaataataaaaaatatatattattaaataataaaaaataaaaataaaatgtaacaTAATAgcatattttcaaattatatttgTCAAAGTTTCATTCCAATGAGTAAAATACAAACATAAGTTCTCAAAACATAATCCGAAAATAGCATATTATATTGCCAAAAGTATCATCCAAAAGATGAAATATTACCTTACAAAAAGTTTCATCCAAAAGGTGGCATATTACCTTGCCAAAAGTTTCAACCAAAATGTGACATACTATTTTTCCAAAAGTTTCATCTAAAAGTGAAAAGACATACATTTCTCAAAGCCATCTCACCGGTACTATTTTCCAAAATACTATCAAATATTAGATCTCGCCTCATTCAAAGAGCCCAAGTATGAATCCCAACTTGAATTCATCATCCAATGTGAATAAAAAATCTATGTAAGCTTGGTTTTGGACAAAAAGTTTTCTAGCTTTGACTCGTTGTTCATTTGTGAGCCCATCAATTTGCTTCAGTTCATCAAACACTTTCATCCTTCTGGTAGCACCTTCTGTCTCAAACTGGAAACAATCAGCAATTCTTGGAATACTATCACCAGCAACAGCTTGTATGTCACCAAATTTTTTCACTGTGTCAGTCAATACCTCAACCAATTTATGTATGCCTCCTGTTGCTCCATTGGTCAAACATCTCTCTAGCTAAGTTGTATCTCCAAGAAGTTCAAGCGTTAGATATTTCAATATGTGTATAATGATCATTGCCTACACTTTCAACCTATTATGAAATTAACTTGTATATGTATGATACTACATATGAGAGAAATATATACCTTGTGGAACTTTCAACCCATTTGTCCTAGATATGGCATCTCGTAACACTCTAGAGTCGGCAACTGATCCTTCCCATCCAAGTAAGACATAAATAAATTGCATATCTTGTGAGACTACACCTAATACATTAGTAGCAATTTCGCCATTTCTAGTCTGGTACCTAGGCCTATCTAAGGCAGACACATTGACTTTAATGTATGTACCATCTAGTGCTCCCAAACAATTCTTAAACCACTTCCATCTCTCATCAGTTGAACTACCAAGAATTGGTTCAGATTTTTTTAACAATAACTCATGAAGGCGCAACACAGCATTTAAAACCGCATTAAATTATTTACTAACTGTTTCACCCGAACGTGCAAATTTTCGTCTCATAATTCTATTCTTAATGTCATGAGATACAATATGTAAAAACATAGCAACCATTTCTTTAACATCCATATTTTTGGTTCCTTTCAAACCCCCAATAGTTCTAAGGTGGTGACACAAAATGGCAAATGTTCTCCTATCCATGCGAGTATTTTCTACACATGCTAAGTCACTAGCATGTATCATTCTAAAACTATTTAGTGGACGTATTTTGTGTCTACGAAAGGAACTTTCAAGAAACCTATTTGTACTTATACACCTCTCACAAATAACGAAAAATATTTTGAGTATGAACAAAAGCATCATATCATTTAATATCTCCATATACTGAAGCAAAATTGCTACAATTCTTTTTTTCTTTGCAACTAATGGAAGATGAGTCATATCTGCATGAAGTTTGAAATAATTAGTTGCATATGATCAACTCTAggttcattaattaattaattaataatgactTAAGAACGTTTGACTAATCAAAGCCTAGAATCGTGTTCTACAGAGTCAACACAAAagcattatacatatatataaatatactataTCTTCTCCTAGCTATATGAACCTTATTCACTTAATTATATATAGTAGAAGAGTGAGGCAACTTGCTACCAGTCTTATCGTTTTCCTTCTTAATTTGTCAATCACTCCCCTTAAATTTTCTTCTGAACACcctcttttttcttttatatatgaAGCTCTGTCATATATATATTTCTCCTTCTCACCAGAAGGTACTAATTTCTAGTTTatcattatgtatatatatatatatatgttaattccTTTTTCTATATCAAATCAGAAAATTTATATTAGAAACTACACTTTCATCACATCTATcaaatcaaatatttaatatgttgAAAACCCAATAATCATCATTACTTTTACTTGTGATATTTAGAGTTTTTTTTCTTGCTACAAGCTATGTCAAATAAAAGTAACTAATGAAAATAATATTACCACATGAAGTGATTGAAAGATATGAGCATATCTATGCAGAAAAAGCACTAAAGAGGCTTCTCCCAAATACAAATATACATGTTGTAGGAAATACAAGTGACAAACGACAAGCCATATTGTCGTTCCTCATTTATTCCTCAACAAATTCTTGCTCACCAACAGACCATAAAAATGGGTGTGGCAATGACAGCAGAGAGGGCAGAGAAGAAGGGATTTTCATGTGGGGAGAGACTGGCAACAATAGAGATAAGCCTCTTCATGGAGCTTTTGTTGCAGCCCTCCTCAATGACCTCTTCGGTATCCAAGCTCGAGGTGGTTGTGCTTGTGCGGGACCCAATGGTCACAGACTGCTCAGAATTGATGATGCTTTGAAGTTTAAGCTTTTGGAGATTTCTTTAGGATTTTGAAAGAGAGTATTTTgcctagttatatatatatatcctatccTATCCTAGAGCTTACAGAAAACGGTTTGAAATGTTTAAGTAAAAGTATttttgaaagaagaaaaaaaaatcacatggTAGATGGCGGAACTCAGTTCATGATCTTCTTATTAcacagaaaaaaaaattcaagatcATTAAAGGCAAAAGACACATAAACAAAAAAGCCAAACAGAGCCTCATATCATTCTTACCACCTGACCTTAAAAACCTAAACTCATCTCTAGATTTCAACTCTACCATCATCAATAACTTCCCATGGAAAACAGACCAAGAAAACACAAAGTTCAGCTAGTACAGATCATAGACAAAAAATcaaaatcagagagagagagattacttACTTGGTTCAGTGAAGGAGATGAAGAGAAAAGGCAGCTCTAGGGCTTCACGAAATGAAGAAGAAGGGGCTTCACGAAATGAAGAAGTGAAGAAGAAAGGGCTTCACGAAATGAAGAAGAGAAGAGGTTGAGATTGCAGTAAAATAAAACTCAGGTATTTTTAAGTAATGATATTACCCCCAAATAAGGTTACGTGAATCCCACGGGAAAATTAAACCCTCAGCTAAAAATGTCAAAAATGACATACCAAACATGGGTTTGTCTCCATTTTCCCATTCCCACCTTAAGattaccccataccaaacaccccatAAAGTAATCTGGAACAATTACAAGcctaacaaaaataataataaaaaatatcttaaaattttGTAATATATAAATGTAACAAAGACAACACCAACAAATAATTTGGTTTTTTTTGGCATTTGTTGTTTTCAATAAATAAGAAGAGAGAGAAtctatatatcttctatataataagtatgtATATAACagacattttttattttaacagtttttcattttttttaatgttaaatttaatagaacattcttatatttaaccttagtttgtaaatacttaaataaaataaataattaaaaaaattaaaattagatatttttgagatattttacaatgataattatttaaaaataataaataattaaacaaattaaaataagatattttttagatattttacaatgataattatttaaaaataatatataattaaacaaattaaaatatgatatttttgagatattttacaataataattatttaaaaataataaaatcatacgttttataacttaaataaaatttaattaaacttaaactcacttagtagaataatatcatattaaacatataatataatctattgtgaattagcaataaattgttttttttttaaaatagcacgaaacttaaatttaaaatctacgtataatatttaatattacattaaacatataatatataatctcttgttgccactcccaaattaaaaaactagaacaaacataaacttaaacaaaaataaataaattatttaattaaaatatgatatttatttcaaaatttatatgacattaatataaatttaataaaaataattaataaattctataaataaaactaagcaaacgtacatattgcacgttgcttgtatctagtaatattatataatatagtaTCCCTTGGACCTTTAGGCATCCATCCTTTTAAAGCCACTGGTAATAGTTGTTGCATTAAGATGTGATAGTCATGTGATTTCAACCCCACAAGCTTCAATTGTTCCATTGACATGCAATTCCTAATGTTAGAGCCATACCCATCAGGTACCTTCAATGAGAACAACCTTCTACAGAATGTTTGTTTCTCATTCTTCGAAAGTGTATGTAAAGCAGCTGGGAGGTAAGTTCTATTCCCTCGTTCTTCTGGATGCAATGCAGTCCTAATGCCCATTTCTTTTAAATCCAAACAAGATTTCAGCCCATCTTTGGTTTTTCCAGCGACATCTAACAATGTATTTATGATACTTTCAcacacatttttctctatgtgcatcatATCCAAATTGTGATGAACATGTAATACCTAAATGGACAATTCCAAAAATAATGATTAACTTAAATTTatctaaatatttattaaaaaaatgttaaataatTATCACACTGACCTTCCAACAAGGCAACTCAAAAAATATTGATCATTTTTTCCATATGTTGTCAGCTTCATTATTGTTTCACTTCCTTTCCTTTGACTTGGATTTTCCCCATATATTCTTAAAATCTTTTAGTTCTTCAAAAAATTTAGTACCATTCAAGATCCTTGGAGTAATTCCATTCTCTTCTTTTCCATCAAACCAACTTTTCTTTGTTCAAAATATATGATCAACTGGAAGATATTTTTGATGGCCTCGAAATGAAAACTTTCCACTATGTTAAAGCCATTCTGAATATGTATTTTTACCACATAAAGGATAGCTACAACTCCCCTTGGTTTTGCAACCAGCAAGATTTCCATATGCTGGGAAATCTTGTATTGTCCACATCAACATTGCTCTCAATTTAAAGCTTGAATCATCAAATGCATCATAAGCATCAACTCCATCAACCCACAATATCTTCAAGTCCTCTATGAGAGGCTCTAAATATATATCAATATCAATGCCAGGTTGCTTGGAACAAGGAATTATCAGTGTCAATAAAATATTGTCTTGCTTCATACATAACCAAGGTGGTAATTTATACATAACCAACATCACAGGCCAAACACTGTATGTAGTACTTAATTGCTGAATGGATTGAATCCAACTGTGGAAACGCCTAGTCTAAGATTGCGTTCTTCATTTAAAAATGAAGGTCATTCCGTATTCACCAAATCCCAAGCTACATAATCTACCGGGTGGCGCATCTTCCCATCCTTGCTTCTATTATTATGATGCCATCTTAAATTTTCACCCATCTCTTTAGACCTAAACATCCGTTTAAACCTCGGTATTATTGGAAAATACCTCAACACTTTAGCAGGGACACCTTTTTTAACCTTGTTGGTATGTTTGTTTGACATCCAACGAGAAGTTCCACATTTTGggcaattttccaaattctcttTATCCTTTCTAAACAAACAACAATCATTGATGCAAGCATGAATCTTTTCATATCCTAAGTCGAATGTTTGAAGAAATTTATCACTGTAGAGGAGAGGTGCTACCCCGCCACTCCAATAACTTTCACAGAAGCAGACCTTCGAGGAGTTCATTTACCTCACGACGATCCATTAGTCATCAAGCTCCAAGTAGATCATTGCCAGTTAAGAATATCCTCTTCTGGGAAGCTTTTCAGAAAATGGGTCTTGAGGAGAGCCTGATCAGACGTTCTGTCGTGCTGGTCCTAGGATTCAACAGCCAAAGAGTCAACCCAATGGGAGCTGTCAAACTAAACGTCATCGCCACAGAACATAGTTTATAAGTTGACTTCCTGATAATAGATACCACTACAAGCTACAACACTATCATGGGGCGAAGTTGGATCCACAAAATGCAGGGCGTTGTCTCCACTTTAC
The Humulus lupulus chromosome 6, drHumLupu1.1, whole genome shotgun sequence DNA segment above includes these coding regions:
- the LOC133783998 gene encoding uncharacterized protein LOC133783998 is translated as MQFIYVLLGWEGSVADSRVLRDAISRTNGLKVPQERCLTNGATGGIHKLVEVLTDTVKKFGDIQAVAGDSIPRIADCFQFETEGATRRMKVFDELKQIDGLTNEQRVKARKLFVQNQAYIDFLFTLDDEFKLGFILGLFE
- the LOC133782132 gene encoding vacuolar protein sorting-associated protein 20 homolog 1-like; this translates as MGNLFVKKPKITDVDRAILTLKTQRRKLAQYQQQLDAVIETEKQAARDLIRENKKDRALLALKKKKAQEELLKKVDVWVINVEQQLADIELTSKQKAVFESLKSGSEAMKALQKEVNLEDVQKLMDDTAEAKAYQDELNAILGEQLSAEDEEEILAEFEGLETEINVQVLPNVPVSEPLLEDKLDLPDVPTKPLTAASADVIAPAEASSKRKVLEEPLPA